Proteins found in one Paenibacillus sp. FSL R10-2782 genomic segment:
- a CDS encoding alpha/beta fold hydrolase, which produces MTTRSQSWFAKAAVHPAEKLQLFCFPYAGGGASIFSSWKSRLAPDITVLPVQLPGRESRSTEAPMDTIQDIVHSLLPAMAPYVHKPFAFFGHSMGALIAFETARQLYSKTGKLPVHIIVSGKSAPHRPYSKKQLHDLADQPFTDELRLMQGTPEEVLQNAELMQIIMPRLRADFKVCETYVYQPGSPLACPMTILGGMKDHEVSTESLHAWQQHTTSPIDVRMFEGNHFFIHEQEQEVLSAVVNILSASLALNHAAAAHASYSTNTLQPRFRQS; this is translated from the coding sequence ATGACGACTCGGTCACAATCTTGGTTTGCGAAAGCAGCGGTTCATCCGGCTGAGAAGCTCCAGCTATTTTGCTTCCCTTATGCCGGTGGTGGCGCTTCTATATTTAGTTCCTGGAAGTCTAGACTTGCGCCTGACATTACGGTGTTGCCTGTACAACTTCCAGGGCGTGAAAGCCGTTCAACTGAGGCCCCAATGGATACTATTCAGGACATCGTGCACTCGCTACTTCCTGCTATGGCTCCATACGTACATAAGCCGTTTGCTTTCTTTGGACACAGTATGGGAGCGCTGATTGCTTTTGAAACAGCACGGCAATTGTATAGCAAAACCGGAAAACTGCCTGTCCACATCATCGTATCCGGTAAATCCGCACCACATCGTCCGTATTCAAAAAAACAACTCCATGATTTAGCAGACCAACCATTCACCGATGAGCTTCGCTTGATGCAGGGAACACCCGAAGAAGTACTGCAAAATGCAGAGTTAATGCAAATTATTATGCCCCGTCTGCGCGCGGATTTTAAGGTGTGCGAAACGTATGTGTATCAGCCAGGAAGCCCCTTGGCCTGTCCAATGACCATCTTGGGTGGCATGAAGGATCATGAGGTGAGCACTGAGTCACTTCATGCCTGGCAGCAGCACACCACATCGCCCATTGATGTGCGAATGTTCGAAGGCAATCACTTTTTTATTCATGAACAAGAGCAAGAAGTTCTAAGCGCAGTCGTGAATATTTTGTCCGCATCCTTAGCCCTGAACCACGCTGCCGCAGCTCATGCATCCTACAGCACCAATACCCTACAACCACGATTCAGACAGAGTTAA
- a CDS encoding helix-turn-helix transcriptional regulator encodes MEILNIVQKHAPITGDQIAEMLNLSKATIRTDLSKLGILNYIDAKPKVGYFVGKRGTPNREEKFRLMQMKVGDLHGVPVIVRETTTIQEAVVALFLENVSNLIVTDEEGNLAGVASRKDLLKVTLGNPNAATIPVSLVMTRQANVVTVSPEDTVLEAARKIIARQIDSLPVVVPSNSDKPGEHWKVVGRITKTNIIKMLLDMVAED; translated from the coding sequence GTGGAAATTTTAAACATCGTACAAAAGCATGCCCCGATTACCGGTGATCAGATTGCAGAAATGCTCAATCTCAGCAAGGCGACCATTCGGACCGACCTATCCAAGCTGGGCATTCTGAATTATATAGATGCGAAGCCCAAGGTTGGTTATTTTGTCGGAAAACGGGGCACGCCGAACCGGGAGGAAAAATTCCGGCTCATGCAAATGAAGGTCGGCGATCTTCACGGAGTTCCAGTCATCGTACGTGAAACAACAACGATTCAGGAAGCTGTGGTTGCTCTTTTTCTGGAGAACGTGAGTAACCTGATCGTTACCGATGAAGAAGGGAATCTGGCAGGAGTAGCTTCCCGCAAGGATCTGCTCAAGGTTACGTTAGGCAATCCGAATGCGGCGACCATCCCTGTCAGCCTCGTGATGACTCGTCAGGCGAATGTCGTCACTGTTTCCCCGGAAGACACTGTACTGGAGGCAGCGCGCAAAATCATTGCTCGTCAAATTGACAGTCTGCCCGTCGTCGTCCCTTCCAACTCCGACAAACCAGGGGAACACTGGAAAGTCGTGGGACGCATTACGAAAACAAATATTATCAAAATGTTGCTCGATATGGTAGCAGAGGATTAA
- a CDS encoding ABC transporter ATP-binding protein encodes MTFKQGFYEFKQLLSLMKPYRKWYFIGLVGNSLTNASITILLSFVVHYLLNFAVDGKVQGLYQAVYLVSGTFLALSLISPLCSYMYKRCVRLAIANVRVRLFGHIVKLSYEKAEKRHSGDLVSRMTNDVQTLEQAYTVHIRSIILEVSLFFGSLVIMMVLDWRFGIMAVLLGLASAWVNSHYANKMRQTSDELQGRMSRFTERLSDLLSGLQTVKLFGLRTKVGGLCNDASEDINRISIRQGRHMGLQDMYNFVIEFITLGGVLVAGLILVSQKQMELGVLGQIVQLQGGISAVFLQLGAAVSLLQNSLAGLARIREILDESKEEEHFPASKQKELRAGLIDPEAAVLSAREPSGSHSDVETVSLGQAIEQVPAALELHDITFGYQPDRPTLQRLNLIVPEGQVTALVGPSGGGKSTVMKLLLGFYPPDEGVLRVRGRSAGELRLDEVRDLMAYVPQEATLFHGTVADNIRFGSPDATDEEVEAAAKTAYASGFIAELPEGYDTIVGERGANLSGGQRQRLAIARALLKNAPILLLDEATSALDAESEYEVQQGLNELMKDRTTLVIAHRLSTIERADTICVLAEGELKEQGTHDQLLAKDGHYAKLYELQFRKHPEEQTA; translated from the coding sequence GTGACCTTCAAGCAGGGGTTTTATGAGTTTAAGCAGTTGCTGTCCCTGATGAAGCCGTACCGAAAATGGTATTTTATCGGGTTGGTTGGCAACAGTCTGACCAATGCGAGCATCACGATTTTACTTTCCTTTGTGGTGCATTATTTGCTGAATTTTGCGGTTGATGGGAAAGTACAGGGGCTTTACCAGGCAGTTTATTTGGTCAGCGGTACATTTTTGGCACTAAGTCTTATTTCTCCGCTGTGCAGCTACATGTATAAGCGATGTGTGAGGCTGGCGATTGCCAATGTACGGGTAAGACTATTCGGGCATATTGTCAAGCTATCCTATGAAAAGGCAGAAAAACGCCATTCAGGTGATCTTGTATCCCGCATGACAAACGATGTGCAGACGTTGGAGCAGGCCTACACTGTTCATATTCGCTCGATTATACTGGAAGTTTCGCTTTTCTTTGGCTCGTTAGTCATTATGATGGTGCTGGATTGGCGATTTGGGATTATGGCGGTTTTACTTGGACTGGCCTCAGCTTGGGTAAATTCTCATTACGCGAATAAGATGCGACAGACGAGTGATGAGTTACAGGGACGGATGAGCAGGTTCACGGAACGGTTAAGTGATTTGCTGTCCGGCTTGCAGACGGTGAAGCTGTTTGGATTGCGGACAAAGGTAGGCGGACTTTGTAACGATGCAAGCGAGGACATTAACCGTATCAGCATACGGCAGGGACGCCATATGGGCTTGCAGGATATGTATAATTTTGTAATTGAATTCATTACGTTGGGTGGTGTGCTTGTCGCTGGACTGATTCTGGTTTCACAGAAGCAGATGGAGCTGGGAGTACTGGGGCAGATTGTGCAACTGCAAGGCGGCATTTCCGCGGTGTTTTTGCAGCTGGGGGCGGCTGTATCGTTGTTACAAAACTCTTTGGCGGGCTTGGCGCGTATCCGCGAAATTCTGGATGAGTCGAAGGAAGAGGAGCATTTTCCAGCGTCGAAACAGAAGGAACTGCGGGCTGGGCTGATCGACCCGGAGGCAGCAGTTTTATCGGCTCGTGAACCTAGCGGATCTCATAGTGATGTCGAAACTGTGAGTTTAGGCCAAGCCATTGAACAAGTTCCGGCTGCGTTGGAGCTGCACGACATCACCTTTGGTTATCAACCGGACCGTCCAACGCTGCAAAGGCTGAACCTGATCGTACCGGAAGGGCAGGTCACTGCGCTCGTCGGCCCAAGTGGTGGTGGAAAAAGCACAGTCATGAAGCTGTTGCTAGGCTTTTATCCGCCGGATGAGGGTGTGCTGCGGGTCCGTGGTCGTTCGGCAGGAGAGCTTCGGTTAGATGAGGTCAGGGATTTGATGGCCTATGTACCACAGGAGGCTACGTTGTTCCACGGTACAGTAGCGGATAATATCCGCTTTGGCTCACCGGATGCCACGGATGAGGAAGTAGAGGCTGCGGCCAAAACAGCCTATGCGAGCGGCTTCATAGCCGAGCTGCCAGAGGGCTACGACACGATTGTCGGTGAACGCGGAGCCAACTTATCCGGTGGTCAAAGACAGCGGCTCGCGATTGCTCGCGCTTTGCTCAAAAACGCACCGATTTTGCTGCTGGATGAAGCGACCTCGGCTCTGGATGCTGAATCGGAATATGAAGTCCAGCAGGGCTTAAATGAGCTGATGAAGGATCGTACAACATTAGTCATTGCCCATCGATTGTCTACGATTGAGCGGGCGGATACGATCTGTGTTCTTGCCGAAGGCGAGCTGAAAGAACAGGGTACTCATGACCAACTCCTTGCCAAGGATGGTCATTATGCGAAGCTGTATGAGCTTCAGTTTCGAAAGCATCCCGAGGAACAAACCGCATAA
- the glpX gene encoding class II fructose-bisphosphatase: MESQLALEFVRVTEAAALQSAQWTGRGDKNSADEAATVAIRTHFNAVSMDGTVVIGEGEMDEAPMLYIGERVGNRRGPAIDIAVDPLEGTETVANGLNNALSVIAAAPRGGLLHAPDMYMQKMAVGPALAGKLSLDDPIPATLSKAARILGKSLSELTVSILDRTRHAGIIKLLRESGVRIKLLGHGDVMGAIETCLDSGVDLHIGSGGAPEGVLAAAALKCMGGEIQGRLLPHGEEETERCNRMGIADPGALLSMDDMVGRQGVMFVATGVTPGEWLQGVRSLPGHRAETHSVVMHSETKTIRFVRSIHHTTDALGTLAAAASS; encoded by the coding sequence ATGGAGAGTCAACTGGCATTGGAATTCGTTCGGGTTACAGAGGCGGCAGCGCTGCAATCAGCGCAATGGACAGGACGTGGAGATAAGAACAGCGCGGACGAGGCGGCTACCGTAGCCATCCGCACTCATTTTAATGCGGTATCTATGGACGGTACGGTCGTCATTGGCGAAGGAGAAATGGATGAGGCCCCCATGCTGTATATCGGGGAAAGAGTAGGCAATCGCAGAGGGCCAGCCATAGACATCGCCGTCGACCCGCTGGAGGGAACCGAAACGGTGGCGAACGGATTGAACAATGCCCTATCGGTCATTGCTGCTGCCCCCCGTGGAGGTCTGCTCCATGCTCCGGATATGTATATGCAAAAAATGGCTGTAGGCCCGGCACTGGCTGGAAAGCTATCGCTGGATGATCCGATTCCGGCTACCCTTTCAAAGGCCGCACGGATACTGGGTAAATCCTTGTCCGAACTTACCGTGTCTATTCTGGATCGTACACGTCACGCCGGGATTATCAAGCTTCTGCGGGAGAGCGGCGTTCGGATCAAGCTGCTTGGGCATGGAGACGTAATGGGTGCTATTGAAACATGCCTGGATAGCGGTGTTGATCTGCATATCGGCTCCGGTGGAGCGCCTGAAGGTGTGCTGGCTGCTGCTGCGCTGAAATGCATGGGTGGCGAGATTCAAGGTCGCCTGTTGCCTCATGGTGAAGAAGAGACCGAACGGTGCAACCGTATGGGCATTGCTGATCCTGGGGCTTTATTATCCATGGATGATATGGTCGGACGCCAAGGTGTGATGTTTGTGGCTACTGGCGTGACGCCAGGCGAGTGGCTGCAAGGAGTTCGTTCCCTTCCTGGTCATAGAGCAGAAACTCATTCGGTCGTGATGCACTCGGAAACAAAAACGATTCGCTTCGTGCGCAGTATTCACCACACAACAGACGCTTTGGGTACGCTCGCTGCAGCCGCATCCTCTTAG
- a CDS encoding ABC transporter ATP-binding protein, which produces MFRSNSAFRRLARYVRPYNLWVFITVIASLCLAAIDIILGKAIEQMVEGTFSSTQNMIYLVVGMTLIGMPCKFVMRYASARFSVSALRDLRGDLVHKFCDLPVSRVERKFTGDLVSRLTNNTAKLQNFFIEHFANLFYLPLVFTASLTLLLMTSWKLILASLALMPLGMIVTTLMSRRIEKYSEQLQEKMAHLNAVGQDAIGGIPIVKAFNMQAVLLKKYMVMMEEVVRRGLGLEKRYASITPVGVMMLATPIILVIAYGGYLIQQGELNAGGIVLFLYLISFILQPVSMLPTIISQMKEAGGAAKHLFEVLDWPDERQGGDITSLGDDRGDKGLRFEDDAERKANQASQASKSEIDGAEGDDDAAVVRLEHLTFGYDEGNTVLKDISFQVGQGETVAIVGGSGGGKSTIFKLLCGFNEPGEHAGTVQLFGKSLTDWNLTSLRSHISMVSQEPSLFPATIAENIGYGRLEATREEIVEAAKAAHAHDFIVQLPEGYETLLSERGGGLSGGQKQRISIARALLKNAPLLLLDEPTSALDSQSEAQVQIAMSAAMHNRTVLVIAHRLSTVRQANRIIVLDQGSIVESGTHEELLGRDGEYRKLYLQNFEEEPHTMENGNLMPEERSEKRDLQAGVL; this is translated from the coding sequence TTGTTTCGATCGAATTCTGCTTTTCGAAGACTCGCGCGTTATGTAAGACCGTACAATCTATGGGTTTTCATAACAGTGATCGCCTCCTTATGTTTGGCAGCCATAGATATTATTTTGGGTAAAGCCATTGAACAAATGGTAGAGGGGACCTTCTCCTCCACCCAGAACATGATCTATCTAGTTGTTGGTATGACGCTAATTGGAATGCCCTGTAAGTTTGTGATGAGGTACGCTTCGGCGCGATTTAGCGTTAGCGCACTGCGCGATTTGAGAGGTGACCTCGTACATAAGTTTTGCGATTTACCAGTTTCCAGAGTGGAGAGGAAGTTCACTGGAGATTTGGTATCCCGGCTTACGAACAATACGGCGAAGTTACAGAATTTTTTTATCGAGCATTTTGCCAACCTGTTTTACTTACCGCTTGTGTTTACGGCATCACTAACGTTGCTTTTAATGACAAGCTGGAAGCTAATCTTGGCCAGTCTTGCGCTTATGCCTTTAGGAATGATCGTAACAACATTGATGAGCAGGCGGATTGAAAAATATTCCGAGCAGCTTCAGGAGAAAATGGCTCATTTGAACGCGGTCGGTCAGGATGCAATTGGAGGAATTCCTATCGTCAAGGCATTCAATATGCAGGCTGTGCTACTGAAGAAGTATATGGTGATGATGGAGGAGGTCGTCAGGCGCGGCCTGGGGCTGGAAAAGCGCTATGCTTCTATTACTCCGGTAGGTGTGATGATGCTGGCAACACCGATTATTTTGGTCATTGCGTATGGAGGATACCTGATTCAACAAGGCGAGCTGAATGCTGGAGGCATTGTCCTATTTTTATATCTGATTTCGTTCATATTGCAGCCTGTTTCCATGCTGCCGACGATTATCTCGCAAATGAAGGAAGCGGGGGGAGCTGCGAAGCATTTGTTTGAGGTATTGGATTGGCCGGATGAACGTCAAGGTGGTGATATCACCTCACTCGGTGATGACCGAGGGGATAAGGGCCTACGTTTTGAGGACGATGCAGAAAGGAAAGCCAACCAAGCTAGTCAAGCAAGTAAAAGCGAGATAGACGGAGCAGAAGGTGATGATGACGCTGCTGTAGTCAGGCTTGAGCATTTGACCTTTGGCTACGACGAAGGGAACACGGTGCTCAAGGATATCAGCTTTCAGGTAGGACAAGGAGAAACGGTAGCGATTGTCGGCGGTAGCGGTGGCGGCAAAAGCACGATTTTTAAGCTGCTTTGCGGATTTAATGAACCGGGAGAGCATGCTGGAACGGTTCAACTATTTGGAAAGAGTTTGACAGATTGGAATTTAACAAGCCTGCGCAGCCATATTTCGATGGTATCTCAGGAGCCTTCGCTTTTTCCGGCCACGATTGCAGAAAATATCGGATATGGACGTTTGGAGGCGACCCGTGAAGAGATTGTCGAGGCGGCGAAGGCGGCGCATGCGCATGATTTTATTGTTCAGCTTCCCGAGGGCTATGAGACCCTTTTGAGCGAGAGGGGAGGAGGATTGTCCGGTGGACAAAAGCAGCGTATTTCCATAGCAAGAGCATTGTTGAAAAATGCTCCGCTGCTTCTACTGGATGAGCCAACTTCAGCGCTTGATAGCCAGTCGGAGGCTCAGGTACAGATCGCGATGAGTGCAGCCATGCATAATCGGACGGTACTGGTGATTGCTCATCGATTGTCAACCGTGCGTCAGGCGAACCGGATTATTGTACTTGATCAGGGGAGCATTGTGGAATCGGGTACGCATGAGGAATTACTGGGTCGCGACGGTGAATATCGAAAGCTGTATTTGCAAAATTTCGAAGAAGAACCGCATACGATGGAAAACGGCAATTTGATGCCAGAGGAAAGGAGTGAGAAACGTGACCTTCAAGCAGGGGTTTTATGA
- a CDS encoding pyruvate, water dikinase regulatory protein: protein MVQARSHFIAICSDSIGETAEAVVQATMRQFELQDTEIKRFMNVRDEDELSRVMEEVAERKGFVAYTLVQPELREAMKEEAVRLNVRAVDIMGPMMQAFADTFHDDPKEKPGLLHRMDDNYFRRVEAVDFAVQYDDGKDVSAILKADIVLLGVSRISKTPLSMFLAHKGYKTVNIPVVPELTPPAQLQDVQHGRVFGLTIQPELLLKIRSERLKVMGLPNNVQYATSTRVEEEIAYAQSLFTKLGCPIIDVTDKAIEETAGLIIRML from the coding sequence ATGGTTCAGGCGCGTAGTCATTTTATAGCGATCTGTTCAGACTCGATTGGCGAGACGGCGGAAGCTGTCGTTCAGGCCACTATGCGCCAATTTGAGCTACAGGACACAGAGATCAAGAGATTTATGAATGTAAGAGATGAAGACGAACTGAGCCGGGTGATGGAAGAGGTGGCTGAGCGTAAAGGTTTTGTAGCCTATACGCTGGTACAGCCGGAATTGAGAGAAGCGATGAAAGAGGAGGCTGTGCGACTGAATGTGCGGGCTGTCGATATCATGGGCCCGATGATGCAGGCGTTTGCTGACACGTTCCATGATGATCCCAAGGAAAAGCCCGGTTTGCTGCATCGGATGGACGACAATTACTTTCGCCGTGTGGAAGCCGTGGATTTTGCGGTTCAATATGATGATGGCAAAGATGTGAGCGCCATCCTCAAAGCAGATATTGTATTGCTAGGCGTATCACGTATTTCCAAAACCCCTTTGTCGATGTTTTTGGCGCATAAAGGTTATAAAACGGTCAACATTCCCGTCGTACCGGAGCTGACACCGCCTGCACAGTTGCAGGATGTACAGCATGGTCGGGTGTTCGGGTTGACGATTCAGCCGGAGCTGCTGTTAAAAATACGCAGTGAGCGACTCAAGGTGATGGGATTGCCTAACAATGTGCAATATGCTACATCGACGCGGGTGGAGGAAGAGATTGCGTATGCGCAATCTCTATTTACGAAATTAGGTTGCCCGATCATTGATGTCACCGATAAAGCGATTGAAGAAACAGCAGGTTTGATTATCAGGATGTTATAG
- a CDS encoding ABC transporter ATP-binding protein, producing MRYVIQIEDLKKVYQVGDQEIHALRDVQLNIADGDFVAIMGPSGSGKSTMMNVIGCLDLPTSGQFYLDGYSILDAREDELAIIRNQKIGFVFQKFHLLPRATALENVELPMIYAGVPAKERRLRAIEALTSVGLSDRMNNKPNELSGGQQQRVSIARALVNNPVILLADEPTGALDSKTSVEIMEIFQRLNDRGKTVVLVTHDQEIAEYAKRLIHFRDGRIEEDQPVGNRRMAAEEVKA from the coding sequence ATGAGATACGTCATTCAAATTGAGGATTTGAAAAAGGTGTACCAGGTTGGGGATCAGGAAATTCATGCCCTGCGTGATGTGCAGCTCAACATTGCTGACGGTGATTTTGTGGCAATCATGGGCCCGTCCGGATCAGGCAAGTCCACGATGATGAATGTCATCGGCTGTCTGGATCTGCCTACCTCGGGACAATTTTATTTGGACGGTTATTCCATACTGGATGCTCGTGAGGATGAGCTGGCTATTATCCGTAATCAGAAAATCGGATTTGTATTTCAAAAATTTCATTTGCTTCCGCGGGCCACAGCTTTGGAGAACGTAGAGCTGCCGATGATTTATGCAGGCGTACCAGCCAAGGAGCGGCGCTTGCGGGCCATTGAGGCGCTGACCAGTGTGGGGCTGAGCGATCGGATGAACAACAAGCCGAATGAGTTGTCAGGCGGTCAGCAGCAACGGGTATCCATAGCGCGCGCACTTGTGAACAATCCGGTGATTCTCTTGGCGGATGAGCCGACAGGCGCACTGGACTCCAAAACGAGCGTTGAAATTATGGAGATTTTCCAACGCCTGAACGATCGGGGGAAAACGGTTGTGCTCGTTACGCATGATCAGGAAATTGCGGAATACGCCAAGCGTCTGATTCATTTTCGCGATGGACGGATTGAAGAGGATCAGCCTGTTGGGAACCGAAGAATGGCGGCAGAGGAAGTGAAGGCATGA
- a CDS encoding ABC transporter permease — MKFREIIRVSLNSLRTNMLRSLLTMLGIIIGVAAVIAIVAIGKGSTATITSQINSMGNNLLMIYPYAPYDGSSSMSFSQTKGISLEDIAALEQQKAVAEVAPSAMTNADITWSRNKVSGQIEGTSLAFIHVRKLSLAQGRSFTHYEVEKRLNVVVLGSDAARNIFGPDASKAVGETIMIKQLPFKVVGVLTNSNSNMSNSGQQVYVPITTGMERLGNMSIQQVNASATTEEKIDQASAEIRQVLRARHELKPSEGDDFQITTQTEILKTVSGVDKVMNMLLLGVAAIALGVGGIGIMNIMLVSVTERTREIGIRKAIGAQRSDIMLQFLAEAVFLSLMGGLVGVMAGLGGAKLLEKFVHMPIVYTMEPVLYSFMCCMGVGVLFGVYPARKASKLRPIDALRYE, encoded by the coding sequence ATGAAATTTCGGGAAATTATCCGGGTATCGCTCAACAGTTTGCGAACCAATATGCTGCGATCCTTGCTGACCATGCTGGGCATTATTATTGGGGTGGCTGCTGTAATCGCGATTGTAGCCATCGGTAAAGGCTCTACGGCCACGATTACGTCGCAGATTAACAGTATGGGGAATAATTTGCTCATGATTTATCCTTATGCCCCATATGATGGGTCCAGCTCCATGTCGTTCAGTCAGACGAAAGGAATATCTCTGGAGGATATCGCTGCGCTAGAGCAGCAAAAAGCCGTAGCTGAGGTAGCTCCAAGTGCCATGACCAATGCGGATATTACGTGGAGCCGCAATAAGGTCAGCGGGCAGATTGAGGGGACTTCGCTGGCTTTCATCCATGTGAGAAAGCTGTCGCTCGCTCAGGGCAGGTCTTTTACCCACTATGAAGTGGAAAAGAGACTGAATGTCGTGGTGCTAGGGAGCGATGCAGCCCGTAATATTTTTGGTCCGGATGCCTCCAAGGCGGTGGGGGAAACGATCATGATCAAGCAGCTTCCTTTTAAGGTGGTCGGGGTACTGACGAATTCCAATTCCAATATGAGTAACAGCGGGCAGCAGGTATATGTGCCGATTACAACAGGGATGGAACGGCTGGGGAATATGAGCATTCAGCAGGTGAATGCTTCTGCAACAACGGAGGAGAAGATTGACCAGGCGAGTGCTGAAATCCGACAGGTGCTGCGCGCCCGGCATGAGCTGAAGCCATCAGAGGGCGATGATTTCCAAATCACGACCCAGACGGAGATTCTAAAAACGGTCTCAGGTGTAGACAAGGTTATGAATATGCTGTTGCTCGGCGTTGCTGCGATTGCGCTCGGTGTTGGGGGCATTGGCATCATGAATATTATGCTGGTGTCCGTCACGGAACGGACGAGGGAGATCGGGATTCGCAAGGCGATTGGTGCGCAGCGCAGTGATATTATGCTGCAATTTCTGGCCGAGGCTGTTTTTCTTAGTCTGATGGGCGGACTGGTTGGTGTTATGGCGGGTCTTGGGGGCGCGAAGCTGCTGGAGAAATTTGTCCATATGCCGATTGTGTATACGATGGAACCGGTGTTGTACTCTTTTATGTGCTGCATGGGTGTTGGTGTACTGTTTGGAGTGTACCCGGCACGGAAGGCGTCCAAGCTGCGTCCGATCGATGCTTTAAGATACGAATAA